The nucleotide window CCGTCGGCGGCGACGACGGTGGAGCCGCGGACCTCGCGCAGTCCGCTCGCGACCACGTCCACGTTGGGCTTCGCGAGGGCCGGGTAGTACGTGCTGGACAGCAGGATGCGCTTGCAGCCGATGCGGTAGTCGGGGGTCAGCTTGGCCCGGAGCGCCGGGTCCTTGACCGCCCGGAACATGTTCCGCTTGGCGATCTGCTCGACCACCCCCAGCTCGTCGGGACGCTTGGTGAACGCCTGGACCTGCAGCTCCCGGATGCCCCACAGGAGCCCGCGCCGGAGCCTGGCGGTGGCGGGGAGCGTCCGGTGCAGCAGGCGCTCGGCCCCGCTGATGGCCCGGTCCATGCGCGGCATCACCCAGGGCGGGGTGCGCTGGAAGAGGGTGAGCTTCGCGACGTCGGGCTGGATCGCCGGCACGATCTGGATGGCCGAGGCGCCGGTGCCGACCATCGCGACCCGCTTGCCCCGCAGGTCGTAGTCGTGGTCCCAGCGCGCCGAGTGGAAGACCTTGCCGGGGAAGGTGTCGAGCCCCGGGACGTCCGGCACCTTCGGGTCGGAGAGCGGCCCGGTGGCGGACACGACGATGTCGGCGCACAGGGTCCCGCTGCTGGTCTCGATCACCCAGTACAGCCGCTCGGCGTCCCAGGTCATCAGCTTGACCTCGGAATCGAGGCGCAGGTGCGGCCGCAGCCCGAAGACGTCGGTGACGTGCTCCAGGTAGGCCCGGATGTGCCCCTGCCCGGAGAAGGTGCGCGGCCAGTCGGGGTTGGGCGCGAACGAGAACGAGTAGAGGTGCGAGGGCACGTCGCAGGCGCAGCCGGGATAGCTGTTGTCGCGCCAGGTCCCGCCCACGCTGCCGGCCCGTTCCAGGACGACGAAGTCGGTGACGCCCTCGCGGCGCAACCGCACGGCGGCTCCCAGCCCCCCGAAACCGGAGCCGATCACCGCCACCCGTACATGTTCGTGCTCGGTCATCCCGATGCCTCCATGCCGCGTACGACCGCGCCAGTGAACACTGGCGCAATGGGAGACTAGAACAGCTCCGTACTCATGGGTAGGGGTTGCGCGGAGGAAAGTTACCGGCGGTACGACATAGGGTGCCGGTGTGGCGGACAAGCGGGAGTACCGAATGGAGGAGCTGGCCAGGGAGGCCGGCATCACCGTGCGCACCCTGCGCTTCTACCGGGAACGGAAGCTGATACCGCCCCCGCGCCGCGAAGGCCGCATCGCCTGGTACGACGAGGACCACCTCGCCCGCCTGCGCACCATCGCGGCCCTCCTGGAGCGCGGTCACACGCTCAACGGCATCGCGGAGCTGGCCGAGGCGTTCGACCACGGCCGTGACGTGGGAGAGCTGCTGGGCCTCGGCGCACCCACCGAGGAGACCCCGGTCCGCCTCTCCCCCGAGGAACTGGCCGACGTCTTCGCGGGCCAGGCCACCCCGGAGAACCTCGCCGCGTCCCTGGACCTCGGCTACCTCGCCACCGACGGCACGGACATCGTCCACATCAGCCGCCGGCTCCTGGAGACCTCGGCGGCCCTGGTCCGCGAGGGCATCCCGCTGGCGGACATCCTCGCGGCCGCCCACCGCGTCCGCGAACACGCCGACGCCCTGGCCGAGTTGTTCACCGACCTGGTCCTCACCCCGAGCCGCACCCCGGAAGACCTGCACCGCCTGCGCCCCCTGGCGAAGAGCGTGGTGGAGGCGGAACTGTCGATGGCACTGGACCGACGGCTGAGCCAACGGCCAGGACCTTAGCTACCAGCAGTTCAACGCTCACAGGACCAAAGTGACCCACCGGCGACATGGAAGAGTCGTTCGCTGAACATTCACCCCATCGAGCTGCTTTCCAGCCATCGACAGACAAACTGCATGCCGCACTCCGAAAGTTAAATCGAAACGCCCCGGCGACTGTCCTACCAGCCCCGGGGCACGGCCGACACTTCACGGAGCGCCGACATGCCCAAGCCTAGTCCTCAGCCGATGCAGCTGACTTCGGCTCACGCCGAATACCCACGAGCTCTGGGAGCCGTGCGCCTCAGCATCCTGACCTCGGTGACCACCTCACCCGATAGGCAACGAGCTGTAATCCAGCTCTGCAGTGAGCACCTGGGCTTCACACTGATCGCCGAAGCCACAGATCTCGGGGTATCTGCACGCAAAGCTTCCCCCTTCGAGAGGCCTTCCCTGTCGCCTTGGCTGCGGCGCCCGGACGAATACGATGTCATCGTGTGGTCACATGTGGACCGCGCCGTACGATCAGTTGCCCACATGTCCGAGTTGATCGAGTGGGCCCAGAAGCACGCGACGACACTCGTCTTCGGGATGCCCGAAGAACAACCGCTCAAGGTCACACCACAGGCGGATGGCGACGTCATCCGCCTGTGCATGGAGCTGGCCTACATCGCCGAGCAGGAGTCACGCACCATCTCCTCCCGGCTCGCCAGCAGTCACGAAGCGCTGCGCGCGGCCGGTCGCTACGGCGGCGGACTGGTCCCCTTCGGCTATCGGAAGGCCCCACACCCCTCAGGCCGTGGATGGGGCCTCTCCCCCGACCCTGAGGCTGCGGCTCTCGTCCGCATGATCGTGGACGACGTACACGCAGGACAGTCACTGATCGCCATCGCGCGCAAACTCAACGAATCAGGTGTGCCGGTGCCTCGCGACCGCCACGCCCAGCTCGAGGGTCGCTCCATGGGCGGCCATCGCCACGGGCGGCACTTCGAACGATTCCGTTGGACTTCAGGCACGTTGTCCAAGGTGTTGCGTGGCCCGTCCTTGATGGGCCACCGAACGCACGGAGGTAAGACTGTGCTCAACACCTGCGGCACCCCGGTGCTCATCGGGCAGCCGCTCTTGTCCACCGAAGACTTCCAGGCACTGCAGGACGCTCTCCTTGCCCGCTCCAACGGCACGCGGCGCTCGAGGCGCCGGACGGCTGCGCTGCTCACTGGCGTCGCATACTGTGCGGGCTGCGAAGGACGCATGTACTTCGCAGCCCGCAAAGGCTACGCGTACGGCGACTACGTGTGCCGTGCAACCGCGCGCGGTGAAGTGTGCCCCTCTCCCGTCGGGATGCGATCCGACTGGCTGGAGGCTTACACCATCAACCGCTACCGCGAAGCTACAGAAACAGACGCCGCCGTCTCTCGCGAACTCCTCCTCGGGAACGGCACTCGCGTCACTGTCGCCAAGGGCCACCGCGGCGGCGCCCCGGCCCGCCTCGCCGGACCGGACACCTCACGCTTGACCTTCACGCTTGGCGAACACCTCGGCGCGCAGTCGAAGAGCTGAATTGCTGCGCGGGCCGAGCAAGGCATGCGGCGTCATCGGAATGCCTCGCGCAGCTCGCATCACATCTCGAAGGACACGGTCACAGGAGCGTGGTCCGACCACCGCTCCTCATGGCTGGCTGCCCGCTCCACGACCGCTTTGACGGCCCGGGCGGCAAGCCCCGGGGTGGCCACGGCCAGGTCGATCCTCCAACCTGAATCGTTGTCGAAGGCCCGCCCCCGGTAGGACCACCACGAGTACGGGCCGTCCGTGTCCGGGTGCAGCGCGCGTACGACGTCCACGTATCCGCCGTCCGTCGCGTCGAGGACCTGGCCGAGCCAGGCCCGCTCCTCGGGGAGGAAGCCGGAGTTCTTCTGGTTGGCGCGCCAGTTCTTCAGGTCGGCCGGCTGATGGGCGATGTTCCAGTCGCCGCACACCACGACCTCGCGCCCGTCGGTGGCGGCCCGCTCGCGCAGCTCCTTCAGATAGGGGAGGAACTCGCCCATGAACCGGACCTTCTCGTCCTGCCGCCCGGTCCCGACCTCGCCGGACGGCAGGTACAGGCTGGCGACGGTGACACCGGGCAGGTCGGCCTCGACGTAGCGCCCGCTGCCGTCGAACTCGGCGGACCCGAAGCCGACCTGGACGCGGTCGGGCTCGCGGCGCGTGTAGAGGGAGACCCCGGCCCGGCCCTTCGCGGCGGCGGGCGCGTGCACGACGTGCCATCCCTCCGGCTGCCGTACGCCCGCCGGGAGCTGCTCGGGCTCGGCCCGCACCTCCTGGAGGCACAGCACGTCGGCGGACGTCTCCGCCAGCCACTCCACGAAGCCCTTCTTGGCCGCGGCCCGGAGTCCGTTCACATTCACAGAGGTCACAGTCAGCACCCGGGCACGATACCGGCACACTGTAGGAGCACATCGCACCACACCGTACCCACCCAACGCATAGAAGTACGATGATTAGCATGGATATACGCCGGGTCGCCTTCGACCACCCCGACGCCGTCAAGCTCAACGACCAGGTGCAGGCCGAGTACGCCGTGCGCTACGGCGACGAGGGCGACGTCACCCCGCTCGACCCGTCGATGTTCAGGCCGCCGGCCGGCCTCTACCTGATGGCGTACGACGGCCTGGACCGGCCCGTGGCCACCGGCGGCTGGCGCACCCAGGACGCGAACGACGAGGGCTACTCGGACGGCGACGCCGAGCTGAAGCGCATGTACGTGGTCGAGGAGGCCCGCGGCAACGGCCTGGCCCGCCGCATCCTGGGGGCGCTGGAGGACGACGCCCGCGCGGCCGACCGCACCCGCATGGTCCTGGAGACCGGCAACAAGCAGCCCGAGGCCATCGCCCTGTACCTGTCCAGCGGCTACGAGCCCTGCGTCAAGTTCGGCCACTACCGCTTCCACGACGACAGCCGCTGCTACGCGAAGCTTCTGTGAGGACGCCGGGGACACCGGTCCGGCGCGGGCCGGACCACCACCAGCCTGTCGTGACCACGGCCGGGGCCGCGACCGCACGTCCGGCTAGGACGCCCCGCGGGTCTTCGTGGCCGACGCCCGGATCCCGGTCTTCGAGCACGTGAGGGACTACGAGAAGGCGGCGGACAAGGGCGCCGCCTGGAAGGCCGTGTTCGCCGGCGAACTGCCGGCCGTCGAGCGGCCCGAAGACCGCCGACGGGGGCGCGCCCGCCCTGTACGACTTCGGGGTGGACCACCGGAACCGGCCGACGGCCGCGGGTCCCGCCCTCGGGCAAGAACGTCCGCGTCACGGGCTACTACCTGCAGATGGCCAACGCCGAGTAGCCCGCCCGCACGGGGAGCTGCCCGGGGTTGGTCGCCGCACGACAAAGAACCCCCGCCGGGTTTCCCCGGCGGGGGTTGCTGCGGTGGACCTGTGGGGATTTGAACCCCAGACCCCCTCGATGCGAACGAGGTGCGCTACCAGACTGCGCCACAGGCCCTTGCAACGAGTGAAACTCTAGCATCCCGGTAAGGGTGCTCGGTAATCCGTTCCCGGCCGCTCCCCCCTGGTCAGGGGCAGGGCCTCCGACGGATCCCCGAGGTGCTGTCACTCGTTGGCGGCGCGCGGGCGCTCGCCGTCCTCGTACTGGTCGAAGAGCGGCGTGCGGCCCCGTTCACGGGCCCGGCGGGCCGCGGCCGCGCGGCGGGCGTCCGCGGCGCCGTCCGGGCCGTCGTCCCCGTCGGGCCCGTCCGGCTCCTCCTGCGCACCGGCCGTCCCGGCCGTCTCCGCCAGGTCCGCCGGCTCCTCCGCGTTCGGTTCGACCGTGCTGGACCGTGCCGAGCTCCACGCGTCCGGCGCGCCCAGGTCGACGTCGGATGTCGCGCGCGGGGCGACCGGCGCGGTCACGTACGTCGGCAGGGGCACCGGGACCGGGTCCCAGCTGTCGCCCCGGGCGGGACCGTTGCGGCGCTCGCGCTGCTGGTCGACCCACTCCGCGTGGTCGGTCTGCTCGACGAGGGCGCGGCGGTCGGCGGCGAGTGCGGACATGCCGGGGTCGGTGTCGGGCTCGGGTCCGTCCTCCGGCTCGTCGGCGGTGCCCGGGTCGGCGGCCGGCCGCCGGCGCGGCTGGCGCTCACGCAGTCGCTGCGCCGCGACCTCGGCACGCCTGCGGTCCATCACGTACGTGAAGCGGTGCCGCTCCTGGGAGCGCAGGTACGCGATGTAGATGCTCAGCATCACCGCGGGCACTCCGGGCGCCCACAGGAACGCCAGTCCGCCGACGGCCGCGACGACCGTGCCGAGCGTGAAGGCGAAGAAGAGCATGACGGTCGTACGCCGTCGGCGCGCGAGCACCTTCGAGCGCCGGGCACGCGCTGCGGCCTCCGCCGCGGCCGCCCGTCGCCCGGGAGAGGACGCCGAGGACGACGGCGGTTTGGCACCCTGCTGCGGTACGGGGCGGCCGCCCGTCGCGCGGCCCTGGCCCGGCGCCGGGTGGGCCGCGGACCGGGAGCCGGACTTGGGCGGCGTCGCGGACGCCCGGCGCGCCGCCTGCCGTTCCTCCTGCTCCGGTGCCTGTTCCTCCGGCGCCTGCTGCGAGGTCTGCCGGGCGGCCTGCCGGGAAGCGGCCTGCTGCGAGGCCTGCCTCGACGCCTGCTGGGCGGCCTGCTGCGCGTGCCGCGCGTCGTCGACGTTCGCCCGCACTTCCCGGCGCGTCGGAGGCATGGCGAAGGCCCGGACGTCCACCGAGTCGGTGACGGCGTCCGGGTCGGCGCGCTGCTCCCCCTCGTCGGTGGAGCGCGCCTGCAGGTCCTTGGCGTACCGGCGCTCCATGCCCGCCCGTCCGGAGAGAAGCCGGATGGCGGTGCTGAAGCGTTCCGTCGGACGGGCCTCGTTCAGCTCGTCCTGCCTACGGAGCCACATCGGCACCAAGTAGGCGGCCCAGGCCCCGACAATGACTGCGTAGATCAGGCCGCTGCTGCTCACGCCTCACACGGTAGAGGGGTTTGCATGAGGCCATCTGCCAATTGGGCCGGTGTGTCGCACGATCTGGCTGATATTTCGAGCTTTTTTTGTGACCGATGCGATCAGCGGACCGCCGGAAGCGTGAAATTAATGCCTGCGGGTGGTCGATCGCCGATCATTTTCGAACACCTATTTCATTTACGCGGTGTTCCTGGGGGTGTCCCTCGGTGAGTTTTCGGACGCGTTCCTCGAACGTGTCCGGCGCCAGCGGGCCAGCAGTCCTTCGGGGATCTCCTCCGCCGTGAGCGCGAAGACGAGGTGGTCGCGCCAGGCGCCGTCGATGTGGAGATAACGGGGACGGACACCTTCGTCACGGAATCCGAGTTTCTCGACGACCCGCCGGCTCGGTCCGTTCTCGGGCCGAATGCAGACCTCGATGCGGTGCAGACCAACGGTGCGGAAGCAGTGGTCGGAGACGAGCGCGACGGCCGTCGGCATCACTCCCCGGCCGGCGACCGCCTCGTCCACCCAGTAGCCGACATGGCCCGAGCACATGGAGCCCCAGGTGATTCCGGCGACCGTCAGCTGCCCGACGAGCCGCCCCTGGTACTCGATGACGAACGGCAGCATCCGCCCCGCGTTCGCCTCGGCGCGCAGGTGCCGGACCATCTGCCGGTACGTCGGCCGGTGGACGATCGGCCCGCTGGGCGTGGGCGGCGGGATGGTCGCCTCCCAGGGGCGCAGCCAGTCCCGGTTGCGCCGGTTGACGTCACGCCAGGCCCGCTGGTCGCGCAGCTTTATGGGCCTGAGGACCACATCGCCGTCGACCAGCTCGACCGGCCAGGATGGGCTGTTCAGCTCGCACCCCCGCTGCCGCCGGTTCCGGGGTGGTCGCCGCCGCGGATCTGGTCGACGGCGTGGATCAGGAGGGGTTCGAGGACGGCGAGGCCGTCCTTGACCCCGCCGGAGGAGCCCGGCAGGTTCACGATCAGCGTCCCCTCCGCGACCCCGGCGAGACCCCGGGAGAGGGCCGCCGTGGGCACCTTCTCCCTCCCGAACGCCCTGATGGCCTCGGCGATGCCCGGCACCTCGCGGTCGATCACCTTCCGCGTGGCCTCGGGGGTGCGGTCGGTGGGCGAGATGCCGGTGCCGCCGGTCGTCACGACGACGTCGTACCCAGCGCGGACGCCCGTCCGCAGCGCGTTCTCGACGGGGTCCCCGTCCGGGACCACCCAGGGGCCGTCGACGGCGAAGCCGGCCTTCGCGAGGCCCTGCGCGATCAGGGGCCCGCCCCTGTCCTCGTAGACGCCCGCCGCGGCGCGGTTGGAGGCCGTCACCACGAGCGCGCTGTACGGGGCCGTCAGCGCGCCGCCGGTCGGCGGTTCGGCCGGTACCGACGCGGGCGCCGTCATGTCCGGCTCCAGTCGCCCGACTTGCCGCCCGTCTTCTGCTCCACGCGCACGTCCGTGATGACCGCCCCCTTGTCGACCGCCTTGACCATGTCGATCACGGTGAGGGCCGCCACGGTGACCGCAGTGAGGGCCTCCATCTCGACGCCCGTGCGGTCGGTGGTCCTCACGGTGGCCAGGATCTCGACGGCGTCGTCCGCGACCGACAGGTCCAGCTTGACACCCGACACCGACAACGGGTGACAGAGCGGGATCAGGTCCGGTGTGCGTTTGGCGCCCATGATGCCCGCGATGCGCGCGGTGGCGAGGGCGTCGCCCTTGGGGACCCCCTCGCCGCGCAGCAGCTCGATCACGCGGGGCGAGACCAGGACCCGGCCGCTGGCGCGGGCGGTGCGGGCGGTCACGTCCTTCTCGGACACGTCGACCATACGGGCGGCGCCCGCCTCGTCGATGTGGGTCAGTCGGTCCTGCGTACTCATGCCGTACTCATGCTGTGGCGGCGCTCCCGGTCGTGCCAGTCGTGCGCGACACGGTACCCCCAACGGGGGACTACCGGCCGAGGAGGACCACGTCGACCTCGGTGCCGGGCTCCACGGACTCGACGGACTCCGGGACCACGATCAGGGCGTCGGCGTGCGCGAGGGCCGCGACCAGGTGGGATCCGGCGCCGCCGACGGGGGTCACCTCCCCGTCCGCGTGACGTCCGCGCAGGAATTGACGGCGCCCGGCGGGCGAGGTGAGCGCCTTCTCCGTACGGAGTGTCGCGCGGACGGTGGGACGGTGGACGTCCTGCACGCCCATCAGGGTCCGGATCGCGGGGCGCACGAACAGCTCGAAGGACACGTACGACGAGACGGGGTTGCCCGGGAGGGCGAGGAGCGGGGTGTGGTCGGGGCCGATGGTCCCGAAGCCCTGGGGCTTGCCGGGCTGCATGGCGAGCTTGCGGAAGTCGATGCCGCTGCCCGGCTCGTCCTCGTCGCCGGCCGGCGAGAGCGCCTCCTTGACGACGTCGTACGCGCCGACGCTGACACCGCCCGTGGTGACCACGAGGTCGGCGCGGATGAGCTGGTCCTCGATGGTGGCGCGGAGCGTCTCGGCATCGTCGGCGACCGCGCCCACCCGGTAGGCGATCGCTCCGGCGTCCCGGGCCGCGGCGCACAGCGCGAAGCTGTTGGAGTCGTAGATCTGGCCGGCCTCCAACGCGGCGTCGGGCTGGACGAGTTCACTGCCGGTGGACATGACCACCACGCGCGGGCGCGGGCGGACCCGGACGGTTCCGCGGCCGATCGCGGCGAGCAGGCCGATCTGCGGGGGGCCGAGGACGGTGCCGGCGGCCAGGGCGCGGTCGCCGGCCCGCACGTCGCTGCCCTTGGCGCGTACGTGCGCGCGTGCCTGCGCCGGGCGGTGGACGTGCACCTGTCCCGAGGCGCCCTCGGGGGACGCGCTGCGGGCGCGCATCCCGGAGACGGGGCCCGCGCCGAGGCCCCCGTCGGTCCACTCCACGGGCACGACGGCCTCGGCGCCGGGCGGCAGTTGGGCGCCCGTCATGACGCGGGCGGCCTGGCCGGGACCCACGTGCAGCAGCTCGGACTGTCCCGCCGCCACGTCGCCGACGACCTCCAGGACCGCCGGGTACTCCTCGCTCGCGCCCGCCACGTCCGCGACCCGGACCGCGTACCCGTCCATCGAGCTGTTGTCGAAGGGCGGCAGCGACAGCGGCACCACGACGTCCTCGACCAGGACGCAGCCCTGGGCGTCGAGGAGCTGCAGCTCGATGGGGTCGAGGGGGCGCACGGTCGCCAGGATGTCCTCGATGTGCTCGGTCACCGACCAGAGGTGGTCCTGGCCGGTGGCACGGGTCGCGGCGCTGCTCAAGGTGCTACATCTCCTCGGTGACGTAACTGCGAAGCCAGGTCCGGAAGTCCGGGCCCAGGTCTTCACGTTCGCACGCGAGCCGGACAATGGCACGCAGGTAGTCCCCGCGGTCACCGGTGTCATAGCGGCGGCCCTTGAAGACGACGCCGTGCACGGGGCCGCCGACCTTCTCGTCCGACGCGAGCTGCTGGAGGGCGTCGGTGAGCTGGATCTCGCCGCCGCGGCCGGGCTCGGTCGTGCGGAGTATGTCGAAGACGTGCGGGTCGAGCACGTAGCGGCCGATGACCGCGTAGTTGCTGGGGGCGTCCGCCGGGTCGGGCTTCTCGACGAGGCCGGTCACCTTGACGACGTCGCCGTCGGCGGTGGCCTCGACGGCCGCGCATCCGTAGAGGTGGATCTGCTCGGGCGCGACCTCCATGAGCGCGATGACACTGCCGCCGTGCTGCTCCTGGACGTCGACCATGCGCTTGAGCAGCGGGTCGCGCGGGTCGATCAGGTCGTCGCCCAGGAGGACCGCGAAGGGCTCGTCGCCGACGTGCGGGGCGGCGCACAGCACGGCGTGGCCGAGGCCCTTGGGGTCGCCCTGGCGGACGTAGTGCATGGTGGCGAGGTCGCTCGACTCCTGCACCTTCGCGAGCCGGCCGGCGTCACCCTTCTTCTGAAGGGCCGACTCCAGCTCGTAGTTGCGGTCGAAGTGGTCCTCGAGGGGCCGCTTGTTGCGGCCCGTGATCATGAGGACGTCGTCGAGGCCCGCGGACGCGGCCTCCTCGACCACGTACTGGATCGCCGGCTTGTCCACGACCGGCAGCATCTCCTTGGGAGTTGCCTTGGTGGCCGGCAGGAACCGGGTGCCGAGACCCGCTGCCGGGATGACAGCCTTGCTGATCCTTGGGTGCGACTGAGTCATGCCTGACACCATATCCGGTGCCTTTGTGGAGAATCTGTGGCTCCGGTTAATTCGTTCTCATATGAGCATATTGCGAAGGGTACGGAACAAGTCTATGAGTCACCCGGGACCTGAAGAGGAGTTTGACAAACGTTCGTTGCGGCGAGAGCTCCTCCAGGTGAGGAGCCGGTTGACGGCCGATGACGTGCGGGAAACGGCGACCTTGCTGGCCGCCCGCGCGCTGGAGCTGCCCGAACTGGCGCACGCGCGCACGGTGGCGGCCTACGTCTCCGTGGGGAGCGAGCCGGGCACCCGCGCGCTCCTCGACGCGCTCCACGCGCGCGGAGTGCGCGTCCTGCTGCCGACGCTCCTCGCGGACAACGACCTCGACTGGGGCGCCTACGACGGCCGGGGCTCGCTCGTGCGCGTGCGGCACGGGGGCAGGATGGCCCTCCTGGAGCCCGCGGGCGGGCGCCTGGGCCCGGAGGCCGTCCTGACGGCCGACGCCGTCCTGCTGCCGGGCCTGGCCGTGGACGGGCGCGGCCTGCGGCTCGGCCGCGGCGGCGGATCGTACGACCGGGTGCTCGCGCGCCTCGCGCGGGCGGCCGCGGATCCGGCCCTGGTGGTGCTGCTGTACGACTCCGAAGTGGTCGCCCGCGTCCCCGAGGAGCCGCACGACCGGCCGGTGCACGCGGCGGTCACCCCTTCCGCGGTGCACCGCTTCCGCCCACGCGCCCGCCCGTCCCTGCCGTAGGCACCCGGGAAGATCCGTAGGGGCCCGACCCGGTACGCGGAACGGCCCTCCACGCGTGCGTGGAGGGCCGTTCACGGGTGGACCCGCCCGTCAGGGCTTCAGCACCAGCGTGTCCGACGTGGCCTTGTCGACCGCGCGGTCCGAGGTGACCCACGGCAGCAGTTCGCCCTTGACCCACTTGCTCGTCTGGTCGATGTAGTGGGCGCTGTACGCGTGGCCGGAGGCCCCGGTGAGGTTGATCCACCTGGACTTGTCGAAGTCGTCGAGGTTCACCACCATGCGCATCGACGGCACCCAGACCACGGAGTACCCGCCCGCCGCGTTCCAGCCGGTGGCGTTCACCGCCGCCTCGCCGCCGCCCATGTTGTACGGGCCGCGGTTGAGCATGTACTGCAGGAAGCCGGGACCGTCGGTGCCCAGGGTCTGGTTCTTCAGGTACAGCCGGTGCAGCCGGCCCCAGCTCCAGGTGTCGAGGTCCTTGCCGAGCTTGGCGGTCAGCTCCCAGCGGGCGTCCGCGAGGGCCCGGCCGAAGAGCTCGTCGCGGGTGTCGACGGGGTTGTCGGGGTCGTCGGTGCGTACCCTCGGCGCCGACCACCAGTCGTTGTCCTCGTCGTCGAGGATCTTGCGGACCACCTCGAACCAGCGGTCGCCGCCGTCCGGCTGCGCGCTGTCCGCGTCGCGCTGGCCGCACTCGCGCACCTTGTCGTCCTCGCCGTCGACCGGTCCGGTGGAGTCGGCCGGTTCGACGTACAGGCACTGGCCCTTGACCCGCAGCTCCTTGGGGAGCTTGTTGCCGAAGGTGAGCTTGAGGATGTTGCGCCAGGTGGCGTTGAAGTACGCGGCCGCCGCCGAGTCGGCGTCCTGGGTGTAGTTCCAGCCCTCCAGGAGCTTCTGCGCCTCACGGACGTCCTTGTTGGGGACGTCGATCTTGAGCAGCTTGGGCACCAGCAGCTTGGCGATCTCGCTGCTGTTGTCGAGCTGCATCTGGCGCATGTCGTCCGTCGAGACCTTGCCGCCGTTCTTGATCTTCGACGCGATGAGGTCGGAGATCCGCTGGCTGCGCGTGCCGTAGCCCCAGTCCGTGGTGAGCGTGTACGGGTACTTGTCCTTGTCGATCACGGCCTGGTTGGCGGTCACGATGTAGCCGCGTTCCGGGTTGTACTCGTAGGGCAGCTCGTCCTGGTCGATGTAGCTCTTCCAGCGGTAGTCGGAGTCCCAGCCGGGCGAGGGGAGCGAGCCGTCGCCCTCGCCGCGGATCGGGATCCGGCCCGGCAGCTGGTAGCCGATGTTGTTCTCGGTGTCCGCGTAGACCAGGTTCTGCGAGGGGACGTCGAAGAGGGCGGCCGCCTTGCGGAAGTCCGTCCAGTCGGTGGCCCGGTTGATCGCGAAGACGGCGTCCATCGAGGTGCCCGGGTCCAGGGCGGTCCAGCGCAGGGCGATGCCGTAGCCGTCGCCGCGGTCGGGGGCCGCGCTGTCGACGGCGGCCTTCCTGCCGACCTTCACGAGTTCGTCGTCGCGGTCGGACAGCAGCGGTCCGTTGTTGGTCTCCCGCACGACGATGGTCTTGCCGGTACCGCCCGCGACGTCGATCTTCTCCTTGCGGGTGGTGAAGGGGACCACCTTGTCGTCGTACTCGTAGCCGTCCCCGGTGAGCTTCTCCAGGTACAGGTCGGTGACGTCGGCGCCGGAGTTGGTCATGCCCCAGGCGATCTTCTGGTTGTGTCCGATGACCACGCCGGGCATGCCCGCGAAGGTGTACCCGGAGACGTCGTACCGGCACTTCTCCGAGACGCTCTTGCAGTGCAGGCCCATCTGGTACCAGACCGACGGCAGCGAGGGCGACAGGTGCGGGTCGTTGGCGAGCAGCGGCTTGCCGCTGATGGTGTGGGCGCCGCCGACGACCCAGGAGTTGGAGCCGATGCCGTTGCCGTTCACGCCGACGGCCTCGGGGACGTCGTCCAGCACCTCGTAGAGGCCCGACAGCTGGCCCTCCAGCCCCGCGGGGGCCTCGGTGCCGTTCGTGAGCCCGGTGCCCGCCGAGGACTGCGTACCGCCGGCCGCGGTGCCGGTGCCGGTGCCTGTGCCGGTCCCTGTCCCGGTTCCGCCTCCGGTCCCCGTGCCCGTGCCCGTGCCGGTTCCGGCGCCCGTGCCGGTGCCGGTGTCGTCGCCCTGCGTGTACTCGCCGGTGATGCTGCTGTACTGGCCCTCCTGCACGATCGGCTTGTTCCGGTCGTACGGGTACTGCGGGTACAGGTCCGCGATCTGCTT belongs to Streptomyces sp. V3I8 and includes:
- the glp gene encoding gephyrin-like molybdotransferase Glp — protein: MSSAATRATGQDHLWSVTEHIEDILATVRPLDPIELQLLDAQGCVLVEDVVVPLSLPPFDNSSMDGYAVRVADVAGASEEYPAVLEVVGDVAAGQSELLHVGPGQAARVMTGAQLPPGAEAVVPVEWTDGGLGAGPVSGMRARSASPEGASGQVHVHRPAQARAHVRAKGSDVRAGDRALAAGTVLGPPQIGLLAAIGRGTVRVRPRPRVVVMSTGSELVQPDAALEAGQIYDSNSFALCAAARDAGAIAYRVGAVADDAETLRATIEDQLIRADLVVTTGGVSVGAYDVVKEALSPAGDEDEPGSGIDFRKLAMQPGKPQGFGTIGPDHTPLLALPGNPVSSYVSFELFVRPAIRTLMGVQDVHRPTVRATLRTEKALTSPAGRRQFLRGRHADGEVTPVGGAGSHLVAALAHADALIVVPESVESVEPGTEVDVVLLGR
- a CDS encoding molybdenum cofactor biosynthesis protein B, whose protein sequence is MTAPASVPAEPPTGGALTAPYSALVVTASNRAAAGVYEDRGGPLIAQGLAKAGFAVDGPWVVPDGDPVENALRTGVRAGYDVVVTTGGTGISPTDRTPEATRKVIDREVPGIAEAIRAFGREKVPTAALSRGLAGVAEGTLIVNLPGSSGGVKDGLAVLEPLLIHAVDQIRGGDHPGTGGSGGAS
- the galU gene encoding UTP--glucose-1-phosphate uridylyltransferase GalU, producing MTQSHPRISKAVIPAAGLGTRFLPATKATPKEMLPVVDKPAIQYVVEEAASAGLDDVLMITGRNKRPLEDHFDRNYELESALQKKGDAGRLAKVQESSDLATMHYVRQGDPKGLGHAVLCAAPHVGDEPFAVLLGDDLIDPRDPLLKRMVDVQEQHGGSVIALMEVAPEQIHLYGCAAVEATADGDVVKVTGLVEKPDPADAPSNYAVIGRYVLDPHVFDILRTTEPGRGGEIQLTDALQQLASDEKVGGPVHGVVFKGRRYDTGDRGDYLRAIVRLACEREDLGPDFRTWLRSYVTEEM
- the moaC gene encoding cyclic pyranopterin monophosphate synthase MoaC gives rise to the protein MSTQDRLTHIDEAGAARMVDVSEKDVTARTARASGRVLVSPRVIELLRGEGVPKGDALATARIAGIMGAKRTPDLIPLCHPLSVSGVKLDLSVADDAVEILATVRTTDRTGVEMEALTAVTVAALTVIDMVKAVDKGAVITDVRVEQKTGGKSGDWSRT
- the glpR gene encoding gephyrin-like molybdotransferase receptor GlpR, giving the protein MSSSGLIYAVIVGAWAAYLVPMWLRRQDELNEARPTERFSTAIRLLSGRAGMERRYAKDLQARSTDEGEQRADPDAVTDSVDVRAFAMPPTRREVRANVDDARHAQQAAQQASRQASQQAASRQAARQTSQQAPEEQAPEQEERQAARRASATPPKSGSRSAAHPAPGQGRATGGRPVPQQGAKPPSSSASSPGRRAAAAEAAARARRSKVLARRRRTTVMLFFAFTLGTVVAAVGGLAFLWAPGVPAVMLSIYIAYLRSQERHRFTYVMDRRRAEVAAQRLRERQPRRRPAADPGTADEPEDGPEPDTDPGMSALAADRRALVEQTDHAEWVDQQRERRNGPARGDSWDPVPVPLPTYVTAPVAPRATSDVDLGAPDAWSSARSSTVEPNAEEPADLAETAGTAGAQEEPDGPDGDDGPDGAADARRAAAARRARERGRTPLFDQYEDGERPRAANE
- a CDS encoding GNAT family N-acetyltransferase → MNSPSWPVELVDGDVVLRPIKLRDQRAWRDVNRRNRDWLRPWEATIPPPTPSGPIVHRPTYRQMVRHLRAEANAGRMLPFVIEYQGRLVGQLTVAGITWGSMCSGHVGYWVDEAVAGRGVMPTAVALVSDHCFRTVGLHRIEVCIRPENGPSRRVVEKLGFRDEGVRPRYLHIDGAWRDHLVFALTAEEIPEGLLARWRRTRSRNASENSPRDTPRNTA